The following coding sequences are from one Rutidosis leptorrhynchoides isolate AG116_Rl617_1_P2 chromosome 11, CSIRO_AGI_Rlap_v1, whole genome shotgun sequence window:
- the LOC139877367 gene encoding E3 ubiquitin-protein ligase PUB23-like encodes MGDDLQSEIEVPRYFICPISLAIMKDPVTLSTGITYDRDSIEQWLFSKKNEVCPVTKLVVTDIELTPNHTLRRLIQSWCTINASFGIERFPTPKPPISQTEIIKLLKDSKCPHLQTKSLNRLKTIVSENEKNKRLMESVGAVDYLTSILTKVYDHDVMVTSSSLEVTGADEALSILYHLKLTQTGLKSLFGKTGNFIETLTRVMQRAVSIESRAYAVMLLKSMFDVAEPVHVTSLNPKFFIQLVQILIDEISQKATKAALKLLINICPWGRNRIKAAESGVVSALIDILLDCTDKRVSEMIIIVLDQICQCAEGRAELLKHGGGLAVISKKIFRVSSVASERAVKILYSIAKFSGDRSVVQEMLELGVVEKLLLVLQVDCGSKIKEKTREILKMNARVWKKSPCITYDLI; translated from the coding sequence ATGGGTGATGATCTTCAAAGCGAAATCGAAGTTCCTCGATATTTCATATGCCCAATTTCACTCGCAATTATGAAAGATCCCGTAACGCTTTCTACCGGGATCACGTACGATCGAGATAGCATCGAACAATGGTTGTTTTCTAAGAAAAACGAAGTATGTCCGGTTACAAAACTAGTCGTTACAGATATCGAACTCACACCGAACCACACACTTCGTCGATTAATCCAATCTTGGTGCACAATCAACGCATCATTCGGTATCGAAAGGTTCCCAACACCGAAACCACCAATCTCCCAAACCGAAATCATTAAACTTCTTAAAGATTCAAAGTGTCCACATCTTCAAACCAAGAGTTTAAACAGATTGAAAACGATCGTTTCGGAGAACGAAAAGAATAAACGGTTGATGGAATCAGTTGGAGCAGTTGATTACTTAACATCCATCTTAACCAAAGTATATGATCATGATGTCATGGTGACGTCATCGTCACTAGAAGTCACCGGAGCTGATGAAGCGTTAAGTATTCTTTACCACCTTAAGTTAACACAAACGGGACTTAAATCATTATTTGGAAAGACCGGTAATTTCATAGAGACGTTGACGCGCGTGATGCAACGCGCCGTTAGTATAGAGTCACGTGCTTACGCCGTCATGTTACTGAAATCAATGTTTGACGTGGCTGAGCCCGTACACGTGACGTCACTAAACCCTAAATTTTTCATACAACTTGTGCAAATCTTAATTGATGAAATCTCACAAAAGGCAACAAAGGCAGCATTGAAATTACTTATCAATATCTGTCCGTGGGGCCGGAATCGGATTAAAGCGGCTGAATCTGGTGTGGTTTCGGCCTTGATCGACATTCTTTTGGATTGTACGGATAAACGAGTATCCGAAATGATAATTATTGTATTGGATCAAATTTGTCAATGCGCGGAAGGACGGGCGGAATTGTTGAAACATGGTGGTGGATTAGCCGTAATTTCGAAGAAGATATTTAGGGTTTCATCGGTTGCGAGTGAAAGGGCGGTGAAGATATTGTATTCGATTGCGAAATTTTCGGGTGATCGAAGTGTTGTACAAGAGATGTTGGAGTTAGGGGTGGTTGAAAAATTGTTGTTGGTGTTGCAAGTTGATTGTGGAAGTAAGATTAAGGAGAAAACAAGAGAAATATTGAAGATGAATGCTAGGGTTTGGAAGAAGTCTCCTTGTATAACATATGATTTGATTTGA